The DNA sequence taacctacaaaatacccaaggaatatggctacctcaATATGGTccccgatcagagacaacgataaacagctgcctctgattgagaatctaGGCAACCTTAGACATATAAAAACCTAGACTAGacaacccctagacatacaaaaaccctagacaatacaaaaactaaacaaaccacccttgtcacaatctgacctaaccaaataataaagaaaacaaagataactaaggtcagggcgtgacagttaccaagaagacagtgaatgttcctgagtggccaagttacagttttgagttAAGTCTGCTTGAGTTTTGAGTTaagtctgcccccccccccacacacacacacacattgacactgtaccggtaccccctcgaaatagcctcgctactgttattttactgctgctctttaaatattttttattttttacttatcaaTTTTTTACTTAATACTTATttatttaaactgcattgttggttaaggacttgttgTATTTGGGCATATACACTTTGTAAACTTTGTAAATActatgtgaagaaatccaaggtgGGTGTGGACTTTCTATAGGCGCTGTATTTCAAAATGTAAACATGGCAAATGCATACTACAATGTAAACACAGAAAACATGAGAAGAACAAAATAATGATCTTTGTCATCAGGTGATCTCTTTGTTAAACAGGTGGAACAGGAAGCCATCATTGGCTGAAAGGTATGTGCAGGGCTATAAAAGCTCAAAGTCTTGCAAGGGGACAATTGAAGTCTGGTGTACAACCAAACGTATACTGTAGATCTACAGAGACATCATGAGAGTCACTGCAGCCGTCCTATTGGTCCTCTGTCTCCTGACCATCAGTCATGGTAAGTAACCATCATCTGAAACATGCTTGATCAACTTGAAATTGATCATCAAGTTCACTCCATAATGTCATCCTCCTTGTTGTCTGTGTGCTCGACTCATGTCTTTGTCTCCAAAGCCTGGGACTGTCAGGAGGTAGTAAACATCAAGAATCTGATGCAGATCGATGCAGGACTGGGACAAGTGGTTGCTACGGACACAAGTCAAATCCCCTACTACCTGGTAGGTGATAAATGGATCCGCCTGCCTGGTTCCCTGAAGCATATCACTGTAGGACCAGCAGGGATCTGGGGTGTCAACAAGGACTATGCAATCTACAAGTATGTAGCCGGTAACTGGGTGCAAGCTGCAGGTTAGTGGAGAGAATTACTCAATATTTATCCAGATGACACCTTGTTTTCAGCTTTCCTGATATCATCAGGCTGTTGAAAACATTTTAAATTGTAAACTTGTAGGTCATTTGGCAGTACTCACAGATATGTGCTCCTTGTTTgcttgtccgtctgtctgtctttgtggtCTTCAGGCCTTCTGAAACAGTTGGATGCTGGAGGTGAACAGTTTATTGCGGGGGCCAACATGGACGATACTCCATTCTGTCTGACACGTAGTGCCACAGTTGGCTACAAGGGTTCAGGCTCACCTCTTCCATGGACAGGATTGCCAGGAGCTGTGAAGTACTACAGCTGTGGACCCTTTGGGTGCTGGGCAGTCAACAAGAATGATGATATCTTCTTAATGAGTGTAAGATCTGGGAAAGAGTGTGAGAGCTGGAGTATAGTAGTAGAGGATGGAGAGTGTCAGTTATTCTAAAACTGTTTCATATTATATCTGTTGTAATTGTCCTAAAACACCTGATTGAATCTGTTTGTTTCCAGCTGAATCAAGACTGTCAAAACAACGGGTGGAGTCACATTGACGGCAAGCTTTCCATGATTGAGGTGGCAACTGATGGTGGTGTCTTTGGGGTCAACTCTGCAGGCCAAGTTTATACCAGGTAAGGTTACTACTGAACTATGTGTATAATAATGGTATACCTTTAATTATAATTATTATCCTTACTGTAAATGCTTTGTGAAGCTCTTTACACAACAACTAAAATACTGtagatacataaataaaatcagtcAAATATAATCAGATCTAAACTTATAGGACTTATAAAGAAATGTGTAGACATTGTAAGATGAAGTATGTAAAAGTGGGATGTCCTGTGAAGCTACAGTTTgggataaaaacaacaacaacttccCAGACACCCCACCacttgttttggtaaacagctgaggaatGTAGttagagaaatgtaaccactctcaaattcatacatGGAGCTACAGATGCAAAGACTGATcaattatttgtaaaaaaaaatgtaacatgttttttaaagttatacattgtttgtttacaataacattgtttacaaacaattgAGTAAAAGCTTACATTTTAGCTTCTTTTGTGGTTGAATAAAGCTCAAGAGGCAGAATTTTTAGTCTTCAAAAATCTATGGCTATATTCAATTATTACattccaaaaatggatgtacttAAAAAAAATGGATAAGCTTTAAAACATGAACCTCAACCCTTTCTTCAACACAGAGACGGCATCACAGCCAGTAAACCAGAGGGCACCGGATGGAGCCATGTCTCAATGTGCATGATAATGAAGCACGTGACCTATGACCTGGGCCGTCTTTGGGTCATCTCCAAGTCTGGAGTCACCATGGTGTGCACACCTTAGCCTCTCCTCTGCATCTGAATGCCGTTCGGGATCTGTCTAAAGTTCACTTGCTAACTCATTGATCTCTCTTTTTGGAACAGCCTTCTGCTTGAGAATGCCCAACATCAGTTCATAAGAATCCTTCATTCTAAAACCTACTACTAACTATACTTTTCAGTACTTTATCTCTGTCAATAGTAATCACTGAATTTAATGATCTTGCTTCAGAGGTTATTCATTGAGATGGATGGAATCCTTTTTAATGCTTATTATCTCATTATATAATCATTTCCTGTAAAAATAAAGCATTCAGTTTGAAGCTATTGTAATTTCCGTGTTTCTTTGTTTTCATATTGAACAGGGGGATTTTAGTTCCTCTGCCAGTGACAATTTTGGCATGTACATCTTGGTGAGGCAAACTCAACAAATTGTTTGAGATACattccagcaaagccactacactggtagaacacaccaccactacaccaccaatACACCTGGCTCTCAGCGGAGCctggcaacctggtctcagagaaattagtattattctgtacgtaaatccgagaccactatttagtatgatatgttacatttcgtatgggatgtattcatttgtggatgtccattaccattttcatacaatatgttacaaattataaattgtattatatgttacgaaCTTGCAAAacttacaatatgttacatattctgtttaggtggctaacgttagctaggctaggttagggattaagtttaggagttaggttaaagggttaaggttagaggaagggttagctaaaaggtttaaggttaggggaagggttagctaacatgttaagtAGTTGTGAAGTACCTAATAAATAGTAAGTAGTTGatgttgctaattagctaaattgCTAAAGCTAgccgtgatgagattcaaacgcGTTATgcgcccacccatccacccagacTTAAGTAATCATGTGTCATACCAAacctaacatatcatactaatttgagtgtcctagACTTACgtttatgagaccaggctgtgcaTCGTCTGGCAGCAATACAGTTAATTCGGCATAATTCACTGCATTTTATAAAAACAGCTGATATGGCAGACTTGCTTAAATAAATATGGTTTCTACGGATTCCTTGTGGATTTGTGTAACTCGATAAGAACCACATTCTCCTTCAATAATAACATATGCCGACATGAGTTTAGACTTTTGAACCATACACAAACATTATTACATTTATGTTCAGTAAATTCACAATGTTTGTTCTGATCATTAGCAAACGAGCTGCGACAAGGTAGGCCTATTCTTTTAGTACTTTCGAAATGGACACCGACAGAAATTCATATGTTATTTCAGATAAATTCAGCAATGTGTTGAGGCCTAAACTTTACTCTTCATTAAATTAAACTTTTATGTGAAATATACCGACTCACAGACAGCGCATTGAGCAAACAAAACAACCCTCACAAAATCAACTGGAATTACATGGAGAAAAACACCTGAGCTAATTATAATACACAAAGTAAGCAAAACAATTAAATGCATAATTCCAACATTACCTAAAATAATGAACAAGATACTAATGAGATAGACCTATATAAGTAATataacaattgagatgtacaaaataCAGCTTAAGGGGAAAATGTTTGGATAAGAGGGAAGCCATCATTTTGATTATGACATTAATCAGCGAGTTTAAATGGAATTAGTTGATATGCCTATTTGATTCAGCCCTTTTGAAATGGACAGAAACAGAATACGCCGTTCTTACTGTATTCCCcctatacaccaagtcagaatAGTAAGATAAATAACAGGGGCAAAGATGTAGACAATAAAAGCTCTTATAATATTCAATAATAGGTGCACCACCGTCAGTTTACTTAAGGAAGGTGGCGTGGCAGTCCCTCTTGTAGGCAAACTTTGTCATCATCAAACTtggtcatcaaagtctggcattctctggatgaagtcatgctggattgatgCATGACCAATGatttcaaccttttctggcccataaTGTTGCGTgggaatgtttatccttttaagcttgatAATGAGACCCATTCAGACAGATGTTGTCCCTCCTTTAaaccagacttggaccacacaccctctccactgaatagcaggcaggGAAGaaaatagtgattgctttgcgGCACTTGCAGCAAATTATTGAATTTGtgatttctgacttgtgtaacgtttatgtccaatggctgatgagcacAGAGATGTTTTATTCATAATGTATCTTCATATGataaggattgaaaaggatttccCAGTACATTGGCAATGTGATTCAtaatgatgactgcttgtctagctacATATcatgctagctaagattttgaaagtatgatgttgacatgatcagtccaatcaaagacATGATCAGGTATAACATGTTTTGATGTCTTTTTatctgaaccaaacatagacATCTATGACTGTTTCAGATTTAGGTTTGGACCGGACTAAAAACCAACTTCCGTGGACATAGAAATCAAGGCCATAGAAATCGTGGACATAGAAATCCAGACAGGACCAAAAAAAGATGTCCAGAAGGTGTCTGCATTTATCCGTGTTTACTGGGGTGTAGCCTACAGTGTCGCCTGAAACAGCGTTTTATGAATGGCCATCTATATGGTAGGCCAAAAAAAGAACATCAGGTCCAGACGAACCCAAAAAAAGACGTCCAGAGGACATTGGCGTCGGCCCGTGCTCACTGGGATGTAGAGTACCATGTAGGCCATCAAAGGAAATGTATAAATAATGTGTTAGAGCCACCGTTTGTAAAAACAGGCTGTTGTGTCATACATTTTATCTCCTgcctgtaggctacagaaaaggcTATACACTATTTCTACCATATATTATATCCAGGTACGGGATCATGCGCGTGAACCAACATTTTTATGGGCTtaatcatagaattacatatacagtccctaaggatctctgtgggcctagtcaaaaatattttttgtttaaCTTATATGTTTAAATATGTTACATTTTTAATGTGGCATAAACATAACAAATCAATAatttttcatctgattgtcaaactatcatttcaaaaggCTCCTCCATAGGCCACCCGCACATGTTTATCCACTTGCAAGATATTTCCAGCTTCCAAATAGTGGTGAGTGGATAGATACATCTTTTCACAAAAAACACCAAAAAGTTTAATGTCAAATTTGGCTACTGTCACCAGGGAAGAATTTATACGTCCACTACTGTTGCCGCGCGTTTCAGTGCcggccactcatctctgccttggcaaAATGTCAATGTTCTCGTTGAACCATATCGTATGAGTGTAGGCTATACAATTTTTTCGCCATTCATTTGTCATGTCTCTAACATGCGGTAATCATAAAAGTTGTGTAATAGCCTAGAGTTTTTGTGAATGGCTGCATGTCTCACCCTGGCTCTATCTGCTACATCATTTATGTTGGTGGAGCGTCACAGCGATGCCAACAGAGGGGCCGCTGGGAATGAACATGCAAAATATTTTGTACCCCTGCCTTATCACAGGGCGACATCAGTGCTCACCTAAAAAGCATATGTGCCACTGGTTGAGAGCAATTGTAATGGTTTTTGGGCAGAATTACATGACGTTTTTTTCACTATGTGTAGTTAAAAGATAATTCTGAGTGTAAACAGCTCATTTACATTTTCAGGCAAGTGATCCAATCTTCAGGTAACCAAAAATACTCCTGACTTGCCCGATGGGCAGGTGCCTTTCAGACATTAATGTAAATCCCTGATGTGCATGAAGCACGTGACCTACGACCTGGGTCTTTTTTGGGTAGTCTCCACGCCTGGCTTCACCATGCAGTGCCCACATTGAGAATAATTAGTAGTGGGCAAAAACATCCATCATTCTGTATGAACAAGGCATTTGAGAATGCAATCCTTGTCACAGCTCATCATCTCTCATAATACATCATGATCATAGCTCAATCTACCATCAGTGTCCAATAACTAGGCACTCAGTCAATGTTCCAATGTTCGTAGTTCAATGTTAGATGAGTAATCAGCATCCCATAACTACACAGAATAATAGGCATCCCATAACTACACAGAATAATAGGCATCCCATAACTAGTCATTAATCAATGTTCAAATAGTTCAGTCACAGACACGACATAAACATCTTACCTAAATGTACACTTTAAAACATTTCACTTGGGAAAAGTCCAGTGAGCTTCGATATGGCTGTAATTAAAATTGAGTAATTGTTCAGCTGACATGGAATACTCCATCAACCCAATGATTTCTGCTCAATGTAAAACTATTTTGAACTTAAATATTGAAGTTTGCAAACAAAGAGAGTATAATTTGCTGAGACTGACAACTTTAGAAAACTCTGTTGGCTGAAAATACATGTCTCATTAACATATTTCCCAGTGTGCTACCACTGAAATAACAGCAAATTATTGTCAATGTTGATATCCCCTGTAGGGTTCAATGATTCATTGTGGTTAAATGAAAAGCAACAGAGTTGGTTTCCTTCCTTGTTTCGGCAGCCTCCTTGAATCTCCATCCGACACTCTAAAATGTAGATGACTGTCTTTAGCAAATTCTCTTCTTACCAGTGATAAACAAATGATTCACCAGATGTGTCAGTTGTGTTAGAGCTGAACAAATGCCAATTATCAAAACAACATGGTTTTTGGCGCATATACAGTTGATAATGTGTTAGTTAACAAATAAAACAAGTAATCAGAGTACATTAACTTATCAACGGATCACAAACTGTTTCTGCATATTGATTATTGATGTTTTTATACTTCTTTTTGTACTATACATGGAACTAATATAAATTGTGAGGGTTTACCCTGCCTACTCTTGTGAGATTGTTTTATCTGTTTATCTGGTCTGTGGCTACTTGGGGCAGATTTGATAGAGCCCACGTTCTTGTCTTGCATGGAGAAATAGTTCTAGTTCACAaatgtcttagtgtgtttggaccatgatagtttgttggtgatgtggacaccaaggaacttgaagctctcaacctgctccactacagccctgtcgacgAGAAtagggcgtgctcagtcctccctttcctgttgtccacaatcatcttctttgtctttatcatgttgagggagaggctgttgtcctggcacctcctccctataggctgtcgtactgttgtgtcatctgcaaatttaatgatggtgttggagttgtgcctggcacTGCAGTCCTGAgtgaacaggagtacaggagggactgag is a window from the Oncorhynchus gorbuscha isolate QuinsamMale2020 ecotype Even-year unplaced genomic scaffold, OgorEven_v1.0 Un_scaffold_1913, whole genome shotgun sequence genome containing:
- the LOC124024533 gene encoding fish-egg lectin-like codes for the protein MRVTAAVLLVLCLLTISHAWDCQEVVNIKNLMQIDAGLGQVVATDTSQIPYYLVGDKWIRLPGSLKHITVGPAGIWGVNKDYAIYKYVAGNWVQAAGLLKQLDAGGEQFIAGANMDDTPFCLTRSATVGYKGSGSPLPWTGLPGAVKYYSCGPFGCWAVNKNDDIFLMSLNQDCQNNGWSHIDGKLSMIEVATDGGVFGVNSAGQVYTRDGITASKPEGTGWSHVSMCMIMKHVTYDLGRLWVISKSGVTMVCTP